One genomic region from Ptychodera flava strain L36383 chromosome 5, AS_Pfla_20210202, whole genome shotgun sequence encodes:
- the LOC139133577 gene encoding von Willebrand factor D and EGF domain-containing protein-like, with protein sequence MVLRRSSLLGLLVYFNNEARVDNTNTETATEISFHCDIDYYSSVQGVSMHFEWFIDDNVVFDEIRSGSTARSTMKQTYLEGRMGSQIRCEVEIFENSVSVERKQSTSFYAGIEVNAPDVIDVYENDGIASFDLVPTVPLLCTPNCEVKIPVTVTQRSGQFGSYVDVVVQQECGTTMTSDKPNGPFAVQVKAKRDFFSDGDGEVYLDFLPIRTQEAALWNDYNIKKTVVIQTRLTPCGSVACNCGVAARAGDDIIIVDRCRTTHAWVVNYDWQGQQYSYWREYRPLVIKIIVNGALTPGFRLVRENSGRIYKIYFPTGAYLEIQGTDFLNLYLSSGSDDFGWENLGLCGSYDNNYSNDLLHGPVGASPKVYSPTRRWGTVHDFSNSWRVQAGQNLFYGELSTFEQSNLSQVYCSCSANSDNTGPKEECENGKDNGRPFDSGQVQGSCTAHSCDVTYEFILVELARRRRRNVNIQKRETSASDDDLSFEYDENFQFEVPSWPTPSGITEADANAECVRQIKDSEIGRSCADALDDSEVDGFINACTVDIQVLDDLSQAMVSRDLMTAQCEEVLTKNTTFWEASGSSGGTLGPPRSILGMMCPSDCSGHGNCADGTCTCSEGLGGTDCSTNLQEAPQIYTSGVGGLCDSTRRIQYFVSIDVSECETHKFNI encoded by the exons ATGGTATTACGGCGGTCCTCATTACTGGGACTACTGGTGTACTTCAACAACGAGGCCCGAGTTGACAACACCAACAC TGAAACAGCTACTGAGATAAGTTTTCATTGTGATATCGATTATTACTCTTCGGTCCAAGGCGTGTCTATGCACTTCGAATGGTTCATCGATGATAACGTTGTGTTTGATGAGATTCGTTCAGGCTCAACAGCTAGATCAACGATGAAGCAGACATACTTGGAAGGAAGAATGGGATCCCAG ATTCGCTGTGAAGTTGAAATCTTTGAGAATTCGGTATCCGTTGAACGTAAACAGAGCACATCATTTTATGCTGGAATAGAG GTCAATGCACCTGACGTTATCGACGTGTACGAGAATGATGGCATAGCGTCCTTCGATTTGGTACCCACGGTGCCCTTATTGTGTACCCCGAACTGTGAAGTAAAGATACCAGTCACTGTTACACAGAGGTCTGGCCAATTTGGAAGCTATGTGGACGTTGTCGTGCAGCAGGAATGTGGAACTACCATGACATCTGATAAGCCGAATGGTCCCTTTGCAGTGCAAGTGAAAGCAAAGAGAGACTTCTTCAGCGACGGCGATGGTGAGGTGTATTTGGACTTTTTGCCAATACGCACTCAAGAAGCTGCTTTATGGAACGACTACAACATTAAGAAAACAGTTGTG ATACAAACACGACTGACACCCTGTGGAAGCGTGGCGTGCAACTGTGGCGTTGCTGCTAGAGCCGGAGACGACATAATAATCGTTGACAGATGCAGAACGACTCACGCATGGGTTGTTAACTATGATTGGCAAGGGCAGCAGTATTCCTACTGGCGAGAATACAGACCATTAGTCATCAAGATTATCGTCAATGGAGCCCTGACTCCAGGATTTAGACTGGTGAGGGAAAATAGCGGGAGAATTTATAAG ATCTACTTCCCAACTGGTGCCTATTTGGAAATCCAGGGCACAGATTTTCTTAATCTGTATTTGTCTTCTGGATCTGACGACTTTGGATGGGAGAATTTGGGCTTATGTGGAAGCTACGACAACAATTACAGCAATGACTTACTTCACGGTCCTGTTGGTGCATCTCCAAAGGTATACTCTCCTACCAGGCGATGGGGAACTGTACATGATTTTTCAAACTCATGGAG GGTACAAGCGGGACAAAACCTCTTTTATGGTGAGCTTAGCACATTTGAACAGAGTAATTTAAGCCAGGTGTATTGCAGTTGTAGTGCCAACTCTGATAATACCGGGCCGAAGGAAGAGTGCGAAAACGGCAAGGATAACGGACGACCATTTGATTCTGGTCAGGTACAAGGAAGTTGCACTGCTCATTCTTGTGACGTCACTTATGAGTTCATACTGGTAGAACTCGCGAGAAGAAGACGACGAAACGTGAATATCCAAAAGCGTGAAACATCAGCATCGGACGATGACTTAAGTTTCGAGTATGATGAGAATTTCCAGTTCGAG GTTCCCAGTTGGCCAACTCCGTCAGGAATAACAGAGGCTGATGCTAATGCTGAATGCGTCAGGCAAATAAAGGACTCCGAAATTGGCAGAAGTTGTGCAGATGCTCTTGATGATAGTGAAGTCGACGGTTTTATAAATGCATGTACCGTTGATATTCAG GTTTTAGACGACTTGTCACAAGCAATGGTCTCAAGAGACTTAATGACTGCCCAGTGTGAAGAGGTGTTGACTAAAAACACTACCTTCTGGGAAGCAAGTGGCAGCTCTGGTGGGACACTTGGGCCGCCTAGGTCGATACTGGGCATGATGTGTCCGTCAGACTGCAGTGGTCACGGAAACTGCGCCGATGGTACCTGTACGTGTTCCGAAGGACTTGGCGGGACAGACTGCTCAACAAATTTACAGGAAGCGCCGCAAATCTACACCTCAGGAGTTGGAGGCTTGTGCGACTCAA CACGCCGCATACAGTACTTTGTTTCCATTGATGTCTCTGAGTGTGAGACTCACAAATTCAACATCTGA